AAATATTTGCATTCATCGGAGCTCTTAGTGGAATTGGTGCTTCTATCACTAATGCGGCAATAGCATACGACAGATATCGGTAATTACAATCAACTAATGCATCGACTTGATCTTTATCTATTTGCTTTCGAAAGTTACTCTATTTCATTgcaacaaattttaatatctattCCATTGAGATTTGATCTACCATTTCTCGgtctatacattttttttttcataattttctaaaataatgttaccaaagttattaattattttattgaaaaattttatacttattatttaaaatgaagtctatcattaaaactatttaagTTACTAGTTTTTCAAAGAATGCATATAATTTCttttctattaataaaatttcttttaacaatgcactaatttaattttttaaatcagtaatgttttaaaaaatctgtagctaaaattaaaaattatttattctttcaaATTCAttgattaaagtaaaataaaaaaagtattttttgcaATTCTGGAATGAAtctaaagaataaaaaatgttatgaaatgttcgaaaaatttcaataattttcaaacgaattttaattttattagtatgttataaaatatttgaaaatattcatgaatatttctttgtgatttaaaaaattcccaaGAATTAAAATAACCGTACCcataaatttaacttaaattaaaatataattaaacaatttcaagttcattaacaataaaatcgaattaaaattttaaattagaacCATTGCAAGACCATTGGACGGAAAATTATCGAGAGGCCAAGCGATGCTATTTATCGTACTGATTTGGATGTATGTAATACCTTGGGGTTTGATGCCGCTGATGGGAGTGTGGGGAAGATTTGTGCCAGAAGGTTTCTTAACCAGTTGTACATTTGACTACTTGACAGACACCAGTGAAACTCGTTACTTTGTTGCAACTATATTTACATTCTCTTATGCGATACCAATGTCTTTAATCATTTATCACTACTGTCAAATAGTCAGCCATGTGGTAAACCACGAAAAGACATTGCGTGAGCAAGCCAAAAAGATGAATGTAGAAAGTCTTCGTAGCAATGCTAACGCAAATGCTGAATCTGCTGAAATTCGCATCGCCAAAGTAACTACAATAATTCATTTTCTATGCgattaaatgatatttaatttaaacttaaaaaattaccattttcaGGCCGCGATAACCATTTGCTTCCTGTTCGTTGCTTCATGGACACCTTATGGAGTAATGTCATTAATTGGAGCGTTTGGAAATAAATCGCTACTGACACCAGGTGTAACGATGATTCCAGCATGTGCATGCAAGTTTGTCGCCTGTTTAGATCCTTATGTATACGCAATAAGTCATCCAAGATACAGAATGGAACTGCAAAAACGCTTACCGTGGCTGGAAATAAGAGAATCAGCACCAGATGCAACTAGCACCAACACAGAGGCCGTAAATGCACCGGCTGCAAGTTGAAtatatactatttatattaataaatataactatatcctatttattaagttaattGACAAATATATTGCAGTTTTATGTACATTTTAACTGCAGCTTTATAATAAAGCagttgattattattgttatattgtACAATATTTGGCAactggaataaaaaataaaatatatcctggcaattgaaaattatatttacagTTTCAAttcattattcaaataattatacatTAATCATAACTTCAACTGTTCTAATGTGTCAATAGCTGAAGATGTTTGAACTTGAGGTTTTGatactgatttttttggagCTGCCGGAGTTTTTTCTTTTGGTTTGGATTGCGAATTGATACGAGTACGTACATCAATCAATTGCTTATCAATTtcctgaattttttcaatatttttcttcagcGTTTTTCGTTGAttctgcaaaaaaaaacttatatgTGTTGGAAAACTATTTAATGAATTGTTGATTAtcgaaataaatataaattaactcactttatttccaatatttttatttaattgattttttgctTTTGAAGTCCGTTTAGTGTTAACCTTGAagacattttttgttttcgatatttttttgtttttcccCATCACTAtctgcaattttttcaatacaatTATCATCctgatcaaattttattttttttcttactggCTCCTCAGATTTTATCATTTCTTCAGTCAAATAGAATGATACTCTCATCATTTCTTTATTAGGCGCAACATTTCTCACATGATGAATGATTTTCAATGACTCAGGCGTAAGTTTGGTTTCCAATATTTCTTCAACTAATGTCTGTGCCACAGGTTTCGggtcatcaattttattgacTCTAACAAAACAATACACATGAATAAGAGGAAATTTATTAGACATTAACTTGATTTCATTATCGTCCATCCAACCGCGAAAGACGTCACAAAATTCAATAGCTACTGCTGGTAAATTCATAACAATATGTTCACTACCATCTTGATTGCGGGAACGTCTTTCaagtaaatgttttttaacttcacTACTCAAAAAATCACGACCATCTATATTGaatgaaacaatttttttagcctTGTTAGCAGTTGCATTCTTCTGTAACCACTTAAAAGACTCTGGATTTAAATCATTCGCCAATACTTGAACACCTTTACGCGCAGCGGGTATCGAAAATGGACCAACTCCAGCAAATACATCATAAAGAAcgtcatttttattcataaactTTAACACATTAGTATGCTCTGTAGATAATCTTGAATTCCAATAAACTTTTGCAAAATCAAATGTAAATtgacaattattttctttaacagTTGTCACTGTGTTTTTATCACCAGCAAGTATTTCCATCTTAAAATTACGAAACTCTGTTTCAATATTAGTGATTTTATTGACTACTGTTTTAGTTTGTGGAATTgtatctaaataaatttctccaattatttttttatatggtAACTGATTATCAcgtaaatttaaatgaagtaTATGACCAACTTTCGTGTACGATGTAGGTATTTCAATATCATTTGGTAATATAACACGGAATAATTGATCGGCGTGCCAAttgtgataatttaattttatttgtgttttctcaaattttaatttactaattgtatttaatttattacgatCTGACTCTTCGATATCatccaatttttttactttccgTGGATCtaaatatattgttaaattttcattgtcttgagtgaatgatttgaatttttttaattttaaaaaatactttttaactaCACCCATCACAGTATTGTTATCATTCTTTGATATATCCAATATTAAGCATGGTATTTcaatagttttattaaatacttccCGGTTTAAAACTGTCATGCCACGTACAGAATCTGGTGGAGCCAGTAAATTATCCATCTTTGtattttcattcattattttcaacgtattgttataattcaaaattcggcttaaatattttattaatcttgcAACCATGAAATTATCCAAAAactgtcaattattttattttgtccattacattttttatttgtctatACAATCCAGTTATTGAATTAGTTTTCTCtgcaaaataaaaacaagtaaaattaattttctattgaaaaaaatcaaacaaaaaaattgacaatatttgaataatatatataattattaaaaataaaaagtaaataattaccacGTGGACTATTATTGCAGTTAACCTcgaaataatttgttttttatcaacaattaaataataaatgtttaacAGAACCAATTACTATgaagattaaattttcaaaagtattattttactacaaaataattgtaagtttaaaagtaaataataatttgtgaaTAATTCTtgcaaattaataataaagaaacgTGTTTCAAACAGCGTTGCCGATGGGTCGAATCTCGATTACCCTGTTATGTCCAGCAAGGTCACTAGATTGCTCGTACTGCCCCCTTCTGGACTGAGGTGTGAGTTGAAGTCACGCGGgatctatttaaatttattgttgtttATTAATTCAGCTTTTGATAATGAAATCTGTTGGGTTAAGttgaagaaaaaggaaaagTTTAGTTAGATGGActgttttaaatgataaacaaaaattaacgAAGAGCTTGATTTTATTCGATGGTTTCAGCTACAGCAAGTGCTCAGTTAAAGTTCTCAGGGAGAAGTGTAGTTACAAAAGTATCGGCTCGAATTCGGTGGTTCCCGGCTTCACTTCCCCCTCTATGTTTCAAACCAATATACTTAGTCTATTACATCTTATACTTATTCTAACATATATATACTAATACTTATTTTAACTTATACACTAATACTTATTCTCGTCCATGTCTGTGCCTACATATATTTTGCTTAGTACATACAGATTAAGacgtttaaatttaatatatgtgTTGCagattaattatgattttggtttattaattaatatgagatattgttattttaattaaatattaactattatttttaatattattaaacgtAACTCCAATAGTTTatcagttatttatttaacgaaTAGTATTATTGTTGGCTTGGTTCTATGGtcttattctattttataatttacgacCTCTTGAAAATACTTAACGAGAATGTATATGTAACTAACAAACCCTTGAAGGACATTTAACACAtggtttttcttttattagttTTCACAAAGGTTTAATTGTCGAGTAATAAGTTATTTCTATGATCAGTTTTTACATTTTCAATGACATtgaatttagctgtcacttgaaaattttttaattttttttaacaagcaaatttcttcaaaagaattgtatttttaaatttttaaaatttctaaatgtcaattttttttataattatttattgtcataatttatttgttacaaaaattcttaaaattatcaaatatccgctaaattaattatcatacaTTTTTAATGTCACTGAAAATTCTCTCAACGGATACATTTGAAAATGGTAAAACTTGTAATAGAAAGtatgtaactttttttatattcttaaagAATAGTTCACATTAATAGTGAAATTAATTcgctttttttatattaaatttgatatcTTAAGATTTCCCTCCAATAATCTTCGGAgtctaaatttaaataaatattaaaatcagtCAAATCTAACAACGCGTGTCGATTCCATTTATTATCTAACTCTTGCagtacaatatttttacaatattccATCTTGATTAAGCTGATTACCCGATTTCACCCACCCAAATCTAATTACCCGTCGACTTACCCATTCGATATCGAATTACCCGAAAAACGGGTAATTACCCGGACATTGGCAACACTGGTTTCAAAACATCGGTAATAAGGAAATTTTTGATAGTGCATGTCAGTATGAGCAGAAGCGCAGAAGCGCCCGCcaggaaaaaagtaaattaaattttatccacTAAATAGCGCTTTTTGTGACTCGAGACAATCAACCACGGAGCTTAGATAGATCTATCTAAGCTCCGTGCAATCAACAAAGAAAGTTTTGAACATGAACAAATGAAGTCAGCGGACATTCGACACAAACGGACAAAGAAATATAAATCATTCGTCCAGTACCCGTTCGAATAGACACAACAATGTAATTATTGTTACTTTATAAAaacttgttaaaataattatctatgcTGATAACAATTGTTTTATATATCTGCGTTTAATACTATTTACATATAAACCTTTCATACATTGACTTAACCAAGACtgttaaatacataaaaaaaaaggcttctaaaaaatttcgagtTCTCAGGTGTATCATCAGTTACATTATAACCAGAGAACAGTTCATTAAAtcaactattaataaaaaaaagtattttcaaaattaataatgagtgAAATGAGTGAGATAGATAGTGAAAATGAAGAAGAGATGGCAcgattaatgttaaaaatggacataaaagaagaaaaaatttaccgTGGCATGGACTATAACGAGTTGCAACGTGAAATAATGGAGGGATCACTCTCTGTCAACACACACATAAAATTAGACCAGATGTATCATCTTTGTTACTTCAAAAGGGTTGGAATTACTCAAATATACGACTTAACGATTCTTCACCTAGCAATCTGCTTAGAGGACGAAAAGTTTGTCGATTTTCTATTGGAAAATAATGCCGACGTATTAATAGCCACTGAACACGTGGGACCAGTTATTTACTTAGCAATAAGGATGCATAATTTGGATTATGTACAAAAATTAGTAGATGCTGGAGCTTCTGTCAACAAAAGCTTTTGTTTAAGAGGCCTAGAACTGGATGAAGTCTTCGTAAGAGATGATTCTGGTAATACTAGTTACCGCGTGTATCGTTATGATGATTATTCGCCGCTTCAATTCGCTATCAAAATGGGTTCATATTATATCACTAAGTTTCTTCTGAGTAGATGCGCTGATGTTAACTATAGAGGTTCAAAGGATATTCCTCCGCCATTCAATCTTTGTGTCAAATTAGACTGGAATGATTTAGAAGACcaattgaataatattgagataATGAAATTGCTTGTTGAATACGGCGCTGATGTTAATATGGTCGATGCAGACGGGTATCAAAAGACACCTTTACTTCAAGCAGCCTCCAACCCAAAATCCACTTTTGTACTTGATTTTCTGCTAGATCTGCCAACAATAGATGTTAATGCTGTGGATAATCATAAACGATCTTGTCTTCATTTGTTTTTGATGGCAAGTCAAAATAACTTAGATCGGGAAGATTATCACGACACTCTAATGCAAATTCTTGATTCCGGTGTTGACATCAATCTAGTTGATGATGATCAAAAGTTAGcaattgatattaaagttgcgaaaaaaagaaaagattgTATCAGGACTGTTAAAATGGAAATTGTAATAAGGATGGCCGCAAATATGAAAGTC
This genomic interval from Cotesia glomerata isolate CgM1 linkage group LG1, MPM_Cglom_v2.3, whole genome shotgun sequence contains the following:
- the LOC123272011 gene encoding opsin, ultraviolet-sensitive; this encodes MSNDSIHWEARILPAGPPRLLGWNVPAEELVHIPEHWLVYPEPNPSLHYLLALLYILFTFIALLGNGLVLWIFCAAKSLRTPSNMFVVNLALCDFMMMLKTPIFIYNSFQTGFALGHLACQIFAFIGALSGIGASITNAAIAYDRYRTIARPLDGKLSRGQAMLFIVLIWMYVIPWGLMPLMGVWGRFVPEGFLTSCTFDYLTDTSETRYFVATIFTFSYAIPMSLIIYHYCQIVSHVVNHEKTLREQAKKMNVESLRSNANANAESAEIRIAKAAITICFLFVASWTPYGVMSLIGAFGNKSLLTPGVTMIPACACKFVACLDPYVYAISHPRYRMELQKRLPWLEIRESAPDATSTNTEAVNAPAAS
- the LOC123271981 gene encoding tRNA (guanine(37)-N1)-methyltransferase, translating into MVARLIKYLSRILNYNNTLKIMNENTKMDNLLAPPDSVRGMTVLNREVFNKTIEIPCLILDISKNDNNTVMGVVKKYFLKLKKFKSFTQDNENLTIYLDPRKVKKLDDIEESDRNKLNTISKLKFEKTQIKLNYHNWHADQLFRVILPNDIEIPTSYTKVGHILHLNLRDNQLPYKKIIGEIYLDTIPQTKTVVNKITNIETEFRNFKMEILAGDKNTVTTVKENNCQFTFDFAKVYWNSRLSTEHTNVLKFMNKNDVLYDVFAGVGPFSIPAARKGVQVLANDLNPESFKWLQKNATANKAKKIVSFNIDGRDFLSSEVKKHLLERRSRNQDGSEHIVMNLPAVAIEFCDVFRGWMDDNEIKLMSNKFPLIHVYCFVRVNKIDDPKPVAQTLVEEILETKLTPESLKIIHHVRNVAPNKEMMRVSFYLTEEMIKSEEPVRKKIKFDQDDNCIEKIADSDGEKQKNIENKKCLQG
- the LOC123271977 gene encoding uncharacterized protein LOC123271977, which translates into the protein MSEMSEIDSENEEEMARLMLKMDIKEEKIYRGMDYNELQREIMEGSLSVNTHIKLDQMYHLCYFKRVGITQIYDLTILHLAICLEDEKFVDFLLENNADVLIATEHVGPVIYLAIRMHNLDYVQKLVDAGASVNKSFCLRGLELDEVFVRDDSGNTSYRVYRYDDYSPLQFAIKMGSYYITKFLLSRCADVNYRGSKDIPPPFNLCVKLDWNDLEDQLNNIEIMKLLVEYGADVNMVDADGYQKTPLLQAASNPKSTFVLDFLLDLPTIDVNAVDNHKRSCLHLFLMASQNNLDREDYHDTLMQILDSGVDINLVDDDQKLAIDIKVAKKRKDCIRTVKMEIVIRMAANMKVCPRNTQALVGPEFNKFRATCDQEVAELKTSKDPITGFFYYDILHKCLHTLALRLKNKKFDLEDGLDGDFFEYEDMINYRLKKASQRLELFNKVENVLYEIFYKELPAIFIHELYFYLSNADLWKMS